The following coding sequences are from one Paraburkholderia caballeronis window:
- a CDS encoding PaaI family thioesterase, with translation MTDLVDRARGALHAQPFSVLLGTELTHAGSNELTLCLPVRDELKQQHGFVHGGVISYLADNALTFAGALALGPRVVTGEYKINYLRPALGGTLVARAYVVHAGRQQATCQCSVFVMEDGDERLVALAQGTVIRMSDLDERSASARIG, from the coding sequence ATGACAGACCTCGTGGATCGCGCGCGCGGCGCGCTGCATGCGCAGCCGTTCAGCGTGCTGCTCGGCACCGAACTGACGCACGCCGGCTCGAACGAGCTGACGCTGTGCCTGCCGGTGCGCGACGAACTCAAGCAGCAGCATGGTTTCGTGCACGGCGGCGTGATCAGCTATCTCGCGGACAACGCGCTAACGTTTGCCGGCGCGCTCGCACTCGGGCCGCGCGTCGTCACCGGCGAATACAAGATCAACTATCTGCGGCCGGCGCTCGGCGGCACGCTGGTCGCGCGCGCCTATGTGGTCCATGCGGGACGCCAGCAGGCCACCTGCCAGTGCAGCGTGTTCGTGATGGAGGATGGCGACGAGCGGCTCGTCGCGCTCGCGCAGGGAACGGTCATCCGGATGTCCGATCTCGACGAACGGTCCGCGTCGGCGCGCATCGGTTGA
- a CDS encoding ureidoglycolate lyase, with product MKLLRFGPQGQEKPGLVDADGRIRSLEGKVADIAGDALSDAALAQLRAIDPKSLPLVEGNPRIGACVGSIGKMVCIGLNYADHAAEAGMPVPTEPVVFNKWTSAIVGPNDDIEIPRGSTKTDWEVELGVVIGKYAKNVNEANALDYVAGYCVINDVSEREWQIERGGQWDKGKGFDTFGPTGPWLVTRDEVPDPQNLDLWLDVDGHRYQNGSTRTMIFPVAKLVSYLSQCMSLQPGDVISTGTPPGVGMGIKPSPVFLKAGQTVRLGIQGLGEQQQKTRAAE from the coding sequence ATGAAACTGCTTCGCTTTGGGCCGCAAGGCCAGGAGAAACCGGGCCTCGTCGACGCGGACGGCCGCATCCGCTCGCTCGAAGGCAAGGTGGCCGACATCGCGGGCGACGCGCTGTCGGACGCGGCCCTCGCGCAACTGCGCGCGATCGATCCGAAGTCGCTGCCGCTCGTCGAAGGCAATCCGCGCATCGGCGCGTGCGTCGGCAGCATCGGCAAGATGGTCTGCATCGGCCTGAACTACGCGGACCACGCGGCCGAAGCCGGGATGCCGGTGCCAACCGAGCCGGTCGTGTTCAACAAGTGGACGAGCGCGATCGTCGGCCCGAACGACGACATCGAGATTCCGCGCGGCTCGACCAAGACCGACTGGGAAGTCGAACTGGGCGTCGTGATCGGCAAGTACGCGAAGAACGTGAACGAGGCGAACGCGCTCGACTACGTGGCCGGCTACTGCGTGATCAACGACGTGTCCGAGCGCGAATGGCAGATCGAGCGCGGCGGCCAGTGGGACAAGGGCAAGGGTTTCGACACGTTCGGCCCGACCGGCCCGTGGCTCGTCACGCGCGACGAGGTGCCCGATCCGCAGAACCTCGACCTGTGGCTCGACGTGGACGGCCATCGCTACCAGAACGGCAGCACGCGCACGATGATCTTTCCGGTCGCGAAACTCGTGTCGTACCTGTCGCAGTGCATGAGCCTGCAGCCGGGCGACGTGATCTCGACCGGCACGCCGCCGGGCGTCGGCATGGGCATCAAGCCGTCGCCGGTGTTCCTGAAGGCGGGGCAGACGGTGCGCCTCGGCATCCAGGGCCTCGGCGAGCAGCAGCAGAAGACGCGCGCGGCGGAATAA
- a CDS encoding SDR family oxidoreductase yields MADRGQRLAGKTALITAAGQGIGLATAELFASEGARVIATDLRIDGLAALPVEARQLDVRDGAAIGALARELGTIDVLFNCAGFVHAGSILEASEDDWDFAFDLNVKAMYRTIRAFLPAMLEKGAGSIINMSSAASSVKGVPNRCVYGASKAAVIGLTKSVAADFVTRGIRCNAICPGTVASPSLAARIAEQARAQGTSVDEARAAFVARQPMGRVGSAAEIAALALYLASDESSFTTGQAHVIDGGWVN; encoded by the coding sequence ATGGCAGACAGGGGACAACGACTGGCCGGCAAGACGGCCTTGATTACGGCGGCGGGACAGGGCATCGGCCTCGCGACCGCCGAACTGTTCGCGAGCGAAGGCGCGCGCGTGATCGCGACCGACCTCCGCATCGACGGGCTCGCCGCGCTGCCGGTCGAGGCGCGCCAACTCGACGTGCGCGACGGCGCGGCGATCGGCGCGCTCGCGCGCGAACTCGGCACGATCGACGTGCTGTTCAACTGCGCGGGTTTCGTGCACGCGGGCTCGATCCTCGAAGCGAGCGAGGACGACTGGGACTTCGCGTTCGACCTGAACGTGAAGGCGATGTACCGGACCATCCGCGCGTTCCTGCCGGCGATGCTGGAGAAGGGCGCGGGGTCGATCATCAACATGTCGTCGGCGGCGTCGAGCGTGAAGGGCGTGCCGAACCGCTGCGTTTACGGCGCATCGAAGGCGGCTGTGATAGGGTTGACGAAGTCGGTCGCGGCCGACTTCGTGACGCGCGGCATCCGCTGCAACGCGATCTGCCCCGGCACCGTCGCGTCGCCGTCGCTGGCGGCGCGCATCGCGGAGCAGGCGCGCGCGCAAGGCACGAGCGTCGACGAGGCGCGCGCCGCGTTCGTCGCGCGCCAGCCGATGGGGCGCGTCGGCAGCGCGGCGGAGATCGCGGCGCTCGCGCTGTATCTCGCGTCCGACGAGTCGTCGTTCACGACCGGCCAGGCGCACGTGATCGACGGCGGCTGGGTGAACTGA
- a CDS encoding amidohydrolase family protein, whose product MQIDAHQHYWDPARGDYGWLTPSLTALFRPFGPADLAPLRADAGIARTVVVQAAQTIDETRYLLKLAHGDASIAGVVGWVPLDDPAAPALIDELAREPKLKAVRPMLQDLPDDDWIATAPTARAIDALIAHDLAFDALIFTRHAAALETFLKRHPALRVVIDHGAKPPIRDGNAGWTAWADAIARLAHYPQVCCKLSGLATESGPGWDDATLRPWVGHLLASFGAHRLLWGSDWPVLNLNGDYERWHACAHRLLAALSDAERAAVFGANAAAFYRL is encoded by the coding sequence GTGCAGATCGACGCGCACCAGCACTACTGGGACCCGGCGCGCGGCGATTACGGCTGGCTTACGCCGTCGCTGACCGCGCTGTTCCGTCCGTTCGGCCCCGCCGATCTCGCGCCGCTGCGCGCGGATGCCGGTATCGCGAGGACGGTCGTCGTGCAGGCCGCGCAGACCATCGACGAAACGCGTTATCTGCTGAAGCTCGCGCATGGCGACGCGTCGATCGCGGGTGTCGTCGGCTGGGTGCCGCTCGACGATCCGGCCGCGCCGGCGCTGATCGACGAACTCGCGCGCGAGCCGAAGCTGAAGGCCGTGCGGCCCATGTTGCAGGACCTGCCCGACGACGACTGGATCGCGACCGCGCCGACCGCGCGCGCGATCGACGCGCTGATCGCGCACGACCTCGCGTTCGATGCGTTGATCTTCACGCGTCACGCGGCGGCGCTCGAAACGTTTCTGAAGCGGCACCCGGCGCTGCGCGTGGTGATCGACCACGGCGCGAAGCCGCCGATCCGCGACGGCAACGCGGGTTGGACCGCATGGGCCGATGCGATCGCGCGGCTCGCGCATTATCCGCAGGTGTGCTGCAAGCTGTCCGGCCTCGCCACCGAGTCCGGACCCGGCTGGGACGACGCGACGCTGCGGCCATGGGTCGGGCATCTGCTCGCGTCGTTCGGCGCGCATCGGCTGCTGTGGGGCAGCGACTGGCCGGTGCTGAACCTGAACGGCGACTACGAACGGTGGCACGCGTGCGCGCACCGGCTGCTCGCCGCGCTGTCCGACGCCGAGCGCGCCGCGGTGTTCGGCGCGAACGCGGCCGCGTTCTACCGGCTATGA
- a CDS encoding aldo/keto reductase, with protein sequence MSQPSQPDPTQIAQRRRIGRTALEVTALSLGTAPLGGLYRDLTEEEAQATVDAAWNAGIRFFDTAPHYGHTKAEHRLGAALRRHPRGDYVLSTKVGRRFVPRTHPDDGSEGWQNPLPFEAIYDYTYDGILRSFEDSQQRLGITDIDILLVHDIGRFTHGDRHPHYWQQLTGGGFRALDELRSRGAVKAIGFGVNEREVILDAIREFDIDCALLAGRYTLLEQAPLDDLLPKCIERGVSILLGGAFNSGILAHGVEGDRKFNYGAAPPDVIERVARLEAVCRAHGVPLAAAALQFPYAHPAVATVLNGARSVAELQENVASFAQPIPSALWTALRDEGLLDARAPAPRA encoded by the coding sequence ATGTCGCAGCCGTCCCAGCCTGACCCGACCCAGATCGCCCAGCGCCGCCGCATCGGCCGCACGGCGCTCGAAGTCACCGCGCTGTCGCTCGGCACCGCGCCGCTCGGCGGCCTCTATCGCGACCTCACCGAAGAAGAAGCGCAGGCAACCGTCGATGCCGCATGGAACGCGGGCATCCGCTTCTTCGACACCGCGCCGCACTACGGCCACACGAAAGCCGAGCATCGGCTCGGCGCCGCGCTGCGGCGTCATCCGCGCGGCGACTACGTGCTGTCCACCAAGGTCGGCCGCCGCTTCGTGCCGCGCACGCATCCGGACGACGGCAGCGAGGGCTGGCAAAACCCGCTGCCGTTCGAGGCGATCTACGACTACACCTACGACGGCATCCTGCGTTCGTTCGAGGACAGCCAGCAGCGGCTCGGCATCACCGACATCGACATCCTGCTCGTGCACGACATCGGCCGCTTCACGCACGGCGACCGTCATCCGCACTACTGGCAGCAGTTGACCGGGGGCGGCTTTCGCGCGCTCGACGAACTGCGCTCGCGCGGCGCGGTGAAGGCGATCGGCTTCGGCGTGAACGAGCGCGAAGTGATCCTCGACGCGATCCGCGAATTCGACATCGACTGCGCGCTGCTCGCCGGACGCTACACGCTGCTCGAACAGGCGCCGCTCGACGACCTGCTGCCGAAGTGCATCGAGCGCGGCGTCAGCATCCTGCTTGGCGGCGCGTTCAATTCGGGGATTCTCGCGCACGGCGTCGAGGGCGATCGCAAGTTCAACTACGGCGCCGCGCCGCCCGACGTGATCGAGCGCGTCGCGCGGCTCGAAGCGGTGTGCCGCGCGCACGGCGTGCCGCTCGCGGCCGCCGCGCTGCAATTCCCGTATGCGCATCCGGCCGTCGCGACCGTGCTGAACGGCGCGCGCAGCGTCGCGGAGTTGCAGGAGAACGTCGCGTCGTTCGCGCAGCCGATCCCGTCCGCGCTGTGGACGGCGCTGCGCGACGAAGGGCTGCTCGACGCGCGCGCGCCGGCGCCGCGAGCTTGA
- a CDS encoding UxaA family hydrolase: MLEGWLRSDGRKGIRNVVAVAYLVECAHHVAREIAAQFREPFDAFGDDASTSGEPHEPPVHLIGFPGCFPNSYAEKMLARLATHPNVGAVLFVSLGCESMNKHYLADLVRDSGRPVEVLTIQEKGGTRSTIQYGVDWVRGARAQLAVQRRVPMRLDELIVGTICGGSDGTSGITANPAVGRAFDLLIDAGASCIFEETGELVGCEYHMKNRAARPELGDEIVASVAKAARYYSILGHGSFAVGNADGGLTTQEEKSLGAYAKSGASPIVGIVKPGDVPPTGGLYLLDVVPDGEPRFGFPNISDNAEIAELIACGAHVILFTTGRGSVVGSAISPVVKVCANPLTYRNLSGDMDVDAGRILEGHATLDEVGREVFERTVAVAGGARSKSESLGHQEFILTYKTFEPVGPACLPASARVAVVEIAAH; the protein is encoded by the coding sequence ATGCTCGAAGGCTGGCTTCGCAGCGACGGCCGCAAGGGCATCCGCAACGTGGTCGCGGTCGCGTATCTGGTCGAATGCGCGCATCACGTCGCGCGCGAGATCGCCGCGCAGTTCCGCGAGCCGTTCGACGCGTTCGGCGACGACGCGTCCACCTCCGGCGAACCGCACGAGCCGCCGGTGCATCTGATCGGCTTTCCTGGTTGCTTTCCGAACAGCTACGCGGAGAAGATGCTCGCGCGGCTCGCGACGCATCCGAACGTCGGCGCGGTTCTGTTCGTGTCGCTCGGCTGCGAGAGCATGAACAAGCACTATCTCGCGGACCTCGTGCGCGACAGCGGCCGGCCGGTCGAGGTGCTGACGATCCAGGAGAAGGGCGGCACGCGCAGCACGATCCAGTACGGCGTGGACTGGGTGCGCGGCGCGCGCGCGCAACTGGCCGTGCAGCGCAGGGTGCCGATGCGGCTCGACGAACTCATTGTCGGCACGATCTGCGGCGGTTCGGACGGCACGAGCGGGATCACCGCGAACCCGGCGGTGGGCCGCGCGTTCGACCTGCTGATCGACGCGGGCGCGAGCTGCATCTTCGAGGAAACCGGCGAACTGGTCGGCTGCGAGTACCACATGAAGAACCGCGCGGCGCGGCCCGAACTCGGCGACGAGATCGTCGCGTCCGTCGCGAAGGCCGCTCGCTACTACTCGATTCTCGGTCACGGGTCGTTCGCGGTCGGCAATGCGGACGGCGGGCTCACGACCCAGGAGGAGAAGTCGCTCGGCGCGTATGCGAAGAGCGGCGCGTCGCCGATCGTCGGCATCGTGAAGCCCGGCGACGTGCCGCCGACCGGCGGCCTCTATCTGCTCGACGTGGTGCCGGACGGCGAGCCGCGTTTCGGCTTCCCGAACATCAGCGACAACGCGGAGATCGCGGAGCTGATCGCGTGTGGCGCGCACGTGATCCTGTTCACGACCGGGCGCGGGTCGGTGGTCGGGTCGGCCATCTCGCCGGTCGTCAAGGTGTGCGCGAATCCGCTCACGTACCGCAACCTGTCCGGCGACATGGACGTGGATGCGGGCCGCATCCTCGAAGGCCACGCGACGCTCGACGAGGTGGGCCGCGAGGTGTTCGAGCGGACCGTGGCCGTCGCGGGCGGCGCGCGCTCGAAGTCGGAGTCGCTCGGGCATCAGGAATTCATTCTCACGTACAAGACGTTCGAGCCGGTTGGGCCGGCGTGTTTGCCGGCGAGTGCGCGGGTGGCGGTTGTGGAGATCGCGGCGCATTGA
- a CDS encoding UxaA family hydrolase has protein sequence MSRRTQHTDARLLLLSPDDNCLIAAARLAAGETVEIEGERVTFAKTVELGHKVARRALAKDDKVVRYGAPIGHVTAAVARGEHLHTHNLESDYLPTYTHDAGHEFVHH, from the coding sequence TTGAGCCGCCGTACCCAGCATACCGACGCGCGCCTGCTGCTGTTGAGCCCCGACGACAACTGCCTGATCGCGGCGGCGCGGCTCGCGGCCGGCGAGACGGTCGAGATCGAGGGCGAGCGCGTGACGTTCGCGAAGACCGTCGAACTCGGCCACAAGGTCGCGCGCCGCGCGCTCGCGAAGGACGACAAGGTGGTCCGCTACGGCGCGCCGATCGGCCACGTGACGGCGGCGGTCGCGCGCGGCGAGCATCTGCACACGCACAACCTCGAAAGCGATTATCTGCCCACCTATACGCACGACGCGGGCCACGAGTTCGTGCATCACTGA
- a CDS encoding ABC transporter permease yields MKPSVSTPAFATAGSDPAAAQKGRAGPRIELARLRDFALLPALVLLIVIGAFVSPSFLTKANLISVLGASAALALVVLAESLIVLTGKFDLSLESTVGIAPAVGAMLVMPAASAGFGLQWPAFAGLAAIVVVGALIGYVNGFLVVRLRLNAFIVTLAMLIVLRGMLVGATKGGTLFDMPPSFFTLATTIVLGLPLSVWLAAAAFAVAAFMLRYHRLGRALYAIGGNPDAARAAGISVERITWGVFVLGSILAAIGGLIVTGYVGAINANQGNGMIFTVFAAAVIGGISLDGGRGTMFGALSGVLLLGVVQNLLTLAQVPSFWIQAIYGAIILGSLMVARLAGGEGQN; encoded by the coding sequence GCCGGCGTTCGCGACCGCCGGCTCCGACCCGGCGGCCGCGCAGAAGGGCCGCGCCGGACCGCGCATCGAACTCGCCCGGCTGCGCGACTTCGCGCTGCTGCCTGCGCTCGTGCTGCTGATCGTGATCGGCGCGTTCGTGAGCCCGAGCTTTCTGACGAAGGCGAACCTCATCAGCGTGCTCGGCGCATCGGCCGCGCTCGCGCTCGTCGTGCTCGCGGAATCGCTGATCGTGCTGACCGGCAAGTTCGACCTGTCGCTCGAATCGACGGTCGGCATCGCGCCGGCGGTCGGCGCGATGCTCGTGATGCCGGCCGCGTCCGCCGGTTTCGGGCTGCAATGGCCGGCGTTCGCGGGGCTTGCCGCGATCGTCGTGGTCGGCGCGCTGATCGGCTACGTGAACGGCTTCCTCGTCGTGCGGCTGCGCCTGAATGCGTTCATCGTCACGCTCGCGATGCTGATCGTGCTGCGCGGGATGCTGGTCGGCGCGACCAAGGGCGGCACGCTGTTCGACATGCCGCCGTCGTTCTTCACGCTCGCGACGACGATCGTGCTCGGGCTGCCGCTGTCGGTGTGGCTCGCGGCCGCCGCGTTCGCCGTCGCCGCGTTCATGCTGCGCTACCACCGGCTCGGCCGCGCGCTCTATGCGATCGGCGGCAATCCGGACGCGGCGCGCGCGGCGGGCATCAGCGTCGAGCGCATTACGTGGGGCGTGTTCGTGCTCGGCAGCATCCTCGCGGCGATCGGCGGCCTGATCGTGACCGGCTACGTCGGCGCGATCAACGCGAACCAGGGCAACGGGATGATCTTCACCGTGTTCGCGGCGGCGGTGATCGGCGGCATCTCGCTCGACGGCGGCAGAGGCACGATGTTCGGCGCGCTGTCCGGCGTGCTGCTGCTCGGCGTCGTGCAGAACCTGCTGACGCTCGCACAGGTGCCGTCGTTCTGGATCCAGGCGATCTACGGCGCGATCATCCTCGGCTCGCTGATGGTCGCGCGCCTCGCGGGCGGCGAAGGCCAGAACTGA